One Candidatus Komeilibacteria bacterium CG_4_10_14_0_2_um_filter_37_10 DNA window includes the following coding sequences:
- a CDS encoding 30S ribosomal protein S17 — protein MNKEQETKPVVTRKFQGQVVSAKMALTAVVKVVTKKTDAKYKKSYLVTTKFKCHNPENKYREGDRVIFEECRPISKDKRWIIINKVK, from the coding sequence ATGAACAAGGAACAAGAAACCAAGCCAGTAGTTACAAGAAAATTTCAGGGACAAGTTGTTTCTGCCAAGATGGCATTAACAGCAGTGGTTAAAGTTGTTACCAAGAAGACCGATGCTAAATACAAAAAAAGTTATTTGGTTACGACCAAGTTCAAATGTCACAATCCAGAAAATAAATACCGGGAAGGCGATCGAGTAATATTTGAAGAATGTCGTCCAATTTCCAAAGATAAAAGATGGATTATTATCAATAAAGTAAAGTAA
- the rpmC gene encoding 50S ribosomal protein L29, translating into MDLKELRKKEMSVLQTELAHQREELREMRFSVSNKQLKNLRVIRVVKKDIARILTVIKELIKK; encoded by the coding sequence ATGGATTTAAAAGAGTTAAGAAAAAAAGAAATGTCCGTTTTGCAGACCGAGCTCGCTCATCAGCGAGAAGAGTTGCGAGAAATGCGTTTTTCGGTGAGTAACAAACAATTGAAAAATTTGCGAGTAATTAGAGTTGTGAAAAAAGATATTGCTCGTATTTTGACAGTAATTAAAGAATTAATTAAAAAATAA
- a CDS encoding 50S ribosomal protein L16, whose product MLAPKKVKHRKWHRTDQIKGRATRTTFVAFGDYGLKAISKAQVTARQIESSRRVISRYVQRGGKIWIRVFPDRPVTAKGSEVPMGSGKGAVDHYVVQVKAGTVLFEISGVKEKEAQEAFKLASYKLPVKTKFVTKLDK is encoded by the coding sequence ATGTTAGCACCGAAAAAAGTAAAACATAGAAAATGGCATCGCACGGATCAAATTAAGGGTCGCGCAACGCGCACTACTTTTGTCGCTTTTGGTGATTATGGTTTGAAAGCTATTAGCAAAGCCCAAGTTACCGCCCGACAGATTGAATCTTCCCGACGCGTTATTAGTCGTTATGTGCAAAGAGGCGGAAAAATTTGGATTCGTGTTTTTCCCGATCGGCCAGTAACAGCTAAAGGTAGTGAAGTACCGATGGGTAGTGGCAAGGGTGCTGTTGATCATTATGTGGTACAGGTAAAGGCAGGTACGGTTTTATTTGAAATCAGTGGTGTTAAAGAAAAAGAAGCACAAGAAGCGTTCAAATTGGCCAGTTATAAATTGCCTGTAAAAACCAAATTTGTTACTAAATTAGATAAATAA
- a CDS encoding 30S ribosomal protein S3, which produces MGHKVNPKSLRLGIIQTWPSKWFARKNFAEYLKEDLQIRKFLQKKLKESGLDLIEISRNGSDMTIDITAAKPGIIIGRGGQAIEEIKKEIHSKLLNGKIAVKINIKEVENANLSAPIIVQSIAGDLEKRIPFRRVAKQIVDRVMKAGALGIKISVGGRLNGAEIARTEVFANGKIPLHTLRANIDYSRSHAQTTFGKIGIKVWVYKGEIFNNKQ; this is translated from the coding sequence ATGGGTCATAAAGTAAATCCAAAATCATTACGTCTCGGAATTATTCAAACTTGGCCATCCAAATGGTTTGCCCGGAAGAATTTTGCTGAGTATTTAAAAGAAGACCTTCAGATTAGAAAGTTTTTGCAAAAAAAACTAAAAGAATCCGGTCTTGATTTGATTGAAATAAGTCGTAACGGTAGTGATATGACAATTGATATTACCGCTGCTAAGCCGGGAATTATTATTGGCCGGGGCGGTCAAGCAATTGAAGAAATCAAAAAAGAAATCCACAGTAAATTATTGAATGGCAAGATAGCAGTTAAGATTAATATCAAAGAAGTGGAGAATGCCAATTTGTCAGCACCAATCATCGTGCAAAGCATTGCCGGTGATTTAGAAAAAAGAATTCCTTTTCGCCGTGTCGCCAAACAAATTGTTGATCGCGTAATGAAAGCTGGCGCCTTGGGTATCAAAATTTCCGTCGGTGGACGCCTTAATGGCGCTGAAATTGCTCGTACTGAAGTATTTGCTAATGGCAAAATTCCTTTACATACCTTAAGAGCTAATATTGATTATTCCCGCAGCCACGCACAAACAACATTTGGTAAGATCGGTATTAAAGTTTGGGTTTATAAAGGTGAAATATTTAATAATAAGCAATAA
- a CDS encoding 50S ribosomal protein L22, translating into MDIKAIAQHQRLSSRRSRLVINMVRGKMVNEAITILRFSPSKPAKTVLKLLNSAIANAQHNFSLKSENLKIVRITADNGPVLKRHMPRAHGSASLIRKPLTHIAIYLQDQASDAKVKKEKIAKKETTSAQKINKKKPDTKEKKSIKLPFKK; encoded by the coding sequence ATGGATATTAAAGCAATAGCACAACATCAAAGATTATCTTCCCGACGCAGTCGGCTGGTGATTAATATGGTGCGTGGCAAAATGGTTAATGAAGCCATTACTATTCTCCGATTTTCTCCAAGTAAACCCGCCAAAACGGTTTTGAAACTATTAAATAGCGCCATTGCCAATGCGCAACATAATTTTTCTTTGAAGTCCGAAAATCTCAAGATTGTTCGGATTACTGCCGACAACGGACCGGTTTTGAAAAGACATATGCCCAGAGCTCATGGCAGTGCCAGTTTGATTAGAAAGCCGTTGACGCATATTGCGATATATTTGCAAGATCAAGCCTCTGATGCTAAAGTTAAAAAAGAAAAAATAGCTAAAAAAGAAACAACTAGCGCTCAGAAAATAAATAAGAAAAAACCAGATACGAAGGAGAAAAAGAGCATTAAATTACCGTTTAAAAAATAA
- a CDS encoding 30S ribosomal protein S19 yields MARSLKKGPYIDEKLLKKLSKVKPGDKNIIKTWARSCTITPTMVGYTIHVHNGKDHVPVFIVENMVGHKLGEFASTRKFISHGGKIAKEQAKTATTK; encoded by the coding sequence ATGGCTAGAAGCTTAAAAAAAGGACCTTATATTGATGAAAAGCTACTCAAGAAATTGAGCAAGGTTAAGCCTGGCGATAAAAATATTATTAAAACCTGGGCACGTAGTTGCACGATCACCCCAACGATGGTTGGCTACACTATTCACGTTCATAATGGCAAAGATCATGTCCCAGTATTTATTGTCGAGAATATGGTGGGTCATAAACTTGGTGAGTTTGCCTCAACGCGTAAATTTATCTCTCACGGTGGTAAGATAGCTAAAGAGCAAGCCAAAACAGCAACAACTAAATAA
- a CDS encoding 50S ribosomal protein L2 produces MSIKLYKPTTPARRHMSSMVTDVSKKLRQNKNLRYRRMKTGGRNNQGKITVRHIGGGNKQFVRMVDFQQLRYDVPAKILQFEYDPIRNAKLALIRYQGGVDSYILAAEKMKVNDQVITSRTKFSLGVGNRFPLELIPTGQMVYNIEIEPGRGGKMVRGAGTGATLMVVEGKYATLRLPSGEVRKVVKECLASLGQVSNQEYRNIRWSKAGRVRHLGIKPTVRGKAMNPVDHPHGGGEAKNSIGLVHPKTPWGKPALGVKTRNTKKFSTKLIIQRRSKRK; encoded by the coding sequence ATGTCTATTAAACTATACAAACCAACAACCCCAGCCAGAAGACACATGTCTTCTATGGTTACTGATGTTAGTAAAAAGCTACGACAGAATAAAAACCTGCGCTATCGTCGGATGAAAACCGGTGGTCGTAACAACCAGGGCAAAATTACTGTGCGTCACATTGGTGGTGGTAATAAACAGTTTGTTCGGATGGTAGATTTTCAACAGTTACGTTATGATGTTCCGGCTAAGATTTTACAGTTTGAGTATGACCCAATTCGTAATGCCAAGCTAGCTTTAATCAGATATCAGGGTGGCGTAGATAGTTATATTTTAGCTGCGGAAAAAATGAAAGTTAATGATCAGGTCATTACCTCACGAACTAAGTTTAGTTTAGGCGTTGGTAATCGTTTCCCATTAGAGTTAATTCCCACTGGACAAATGGTTTATAATATTGAGATTGAACCGGGTCGTGGCGGGAAGATGGTACGCGGTGCCGGTACCGGAGCGACTTTGATGGTCGTGGAAGGCAAATATGCAACTTTGCGTTTGCCCTCAGGTGAAGTACGTAAAGTTGTCAAGGAATGTTTAGCTTCTTTAGGTCAGGTATCAAATCAAGAATATCGTAATATTAGATGGAGTAAAGCAGGACGAGTGCGACACCTGGGAATCAAACCAACAGTTCGTGGTAAAGCAATGAATCCAGTTGATCATCCCCATGGTGGTGGTGAGGCTAAGAATTCTATTGGTTTGGTTCATCCTAAAACTCCTTGGGGTAAGCCAGCACTGGGTGTGAAAACAAGAAACACGAAGAAGTTTTCCACCAAGTTGATTATTCAAAGAAGATCAAAACGAAAATAA
- a CDS encoding 50S ribosomal protein L23 → MSILDKFKKAGEKKDLRNAVQPVTKDLTVAQLQEQKEKEAVASGAKKVAKKKKGDTALAYRFLLKPIITEKATYLGSENKYIFLVAPDANKYEVKKAIQKLYSVSVIQVNIINNDGKKVRFGRIMGRTKATKKAIVTLKKGQAIELYEGV, encoded by the coding sequence ATGAGTATTTTAGATAAATTTAAAAAAGCTGGCGAAAAGAAGGATTTACGGAATGCTGTACAACCAGTAACCAAGGATTTAACAGTAGCTCAGCTGCAAGAGCAAAAGGAAAAGGAAGCTGTCGCTAGTGGAGCCAAAAAAGTAGCCAAGAAGAAAAAGGGTGATACAGCACTAGCTTATCGTTTTTTATTAAAACCCATTATTACTGAGAAAGCTACCTATTTAGGTTCTGAGAATAAATATATATTTTTAGTGGCACCAGATGCTAATAAGTACGAAGTTAAGAAAGCCATTCAGAAATTATATAGCGTTTCCGTTATCCAGGTTAATATTATTAATAATGATGGTAAAAAAGTGCGTTTTGGCCGAATTATGGGCAGAACAAAGGCCACAAAAAAAGCCATTGTGACTTTAAAAAAGGGACAAGCAATTGAGCTTTACGAAGGAGTATAA
- a CDS encoding 50S ribosomal protein L4 yields MLAIKVKNLKGEEIKSVELPENIFNVKTNKKLIKEVVDILNSNKRQVLAHTKGRSEVRGGGRKPWKQKGTGRARQGSIRSPQWRGGGVVFGPTKDRNWERKVNDKAKRSVLQMILSNKVACDHFIVVDNLDLTEAKTKSLVTILKNILGSEKKIIVALAGKKENVQRAITNLSWAMSLPASSLNVLDLLKYPYLLTTEKGLEVIKKLYR; encoded by the coding sequence ATGTTGGCCATCAAAGTAAAAAATTTAAAAGGGGAAGAAATCAAATCGGTAGAATTACCAGAGAATATTTTTAATGTAAAAACTAATAAGAAATTAATTAAAGAAGTTGTTGATATTTTAAATAGTAATAAACGACAAGTTTTGGCCCACACCAAAGGCCGCAGCGAAGTACGTGGTGGTGGTCGTAAACCCTGGAAGCAAAAAGGTACTGGCCGAGCCAGGCAAGGATCTATTCGTTCTCCACAGTGGCGTGGCGGTGGTGTAGTTTTTGGACCAACCAAAGATCGCAATTGGGAACGCAAGGTAAACGATAAAGCCAAACGTTCAGTTTTGCAGATGATATTAAGTAACAAAGTAGCTTGTGATCATTTTATCGTGGTGGATAATTTAGATCTGACAGAGGCCAAAACCAAATCTTTAGTAACAATTTTAAAAAATATTTTAGGCAGTGAAAAAAAGATTATCGTGGCCTTGGCCGGTAAGAAAGAGAATGTGCAACGCGCCATTACCAACCTGAGTTGGGCAATGAGTTTGCCGGCTAGCAGTTTAAATGTTTTAGATTTACTCAAGTACCCATACTTATTGACTACTGAGAAGGGTTTAGAGGTTATTAAAAAATTATACCGTTAA
- the rplC gene encoding 50S ribosomal protein L3 gives MKAVIAKKIGMTQIFLATGDAVPASMIKVDKNTVTQVKTVDQDHYQAVQVGSGFRRFVTKPVLGHLGGKKFRYLKEFFLSDQNLNVGDSWGAAVFAVGDQVQVTGTSKGKGFQGVVKRWGFHGHPATHGHKDQLRMPGAIGAGEPQHVFKGTRMGGHMGDDQITTKYLEIVRIDGDIIYVRGAVPGARNGVLYVQGEGNITKNTTEESIEPVIVSEPVAEVPAASADSEVVMPDKPVIEVEKKEELVDNQTKE, from the coding sequence ATGAAAGCAGTAATTGCAAAAAAAATAGGTATGACACAGATTTTCCTGGCTACTGGTGACGCAGTTCCCGCCAGTATGATTAAAGTTGATAAAAATACCGTTACCCAGGTCAAGACAGTTGATCAAGATCATTATCAAGCCGTACAGGTTGGTAGTGGTTTTCGTCGTTTTGTCACCAAGCCAGTATTGGGTCACTTAGGTGGTAAGAAATTCCGCTATTTGAAGGAGTTTTTTTTAAGTGATCAAAATTTAAATGTTGGCGACAGTTGGGGAGCAGCAGTATTTGCTGTCGGTGATCAGGTTCAAGTTACTGGCACATCAAAAGGTAAAGGTTTTCAGGGCGTTGTTAAAAGATGGGGTTTTCATGGACATCCAGCAACTCATGGTCACAAAGATCAGTTAAGGATGCCTGGTGCTATTGGCGCTGGTGAACCTCAACATGTTTTCAAAGGCACAAGGATGGGTGGTCACATGGGCGACGATCAAATAACAACTAAATATTTAGAAATAGTGCGAATTGATGGTGATATTATCTATGTCCGGGGAGCAGTCCCTGGTGCGCGTAACGGTGTCTTATATGTACAAGGCGAAGGTAATATTACTAAAAATACTACTGAAGAATCAATTGAGCCAGTTATTGTTAGCGAACCAGTAGCCGAAGTTCCGGCAGCAAGCGCTGACTCCGAAGTGGTAATGCCAGATAAGCCCGTTATTGAGGTTGAAAAAAAGGAAGAGCTAGTTGATAACCAAACTAAAGAATAA